From the Desulfovermiculus halophilus DSM 18834 genome, the window TTGAGCATGGACAGATCGCCCATTCCGGAGGTGAAATGGCTATGCAGGTGAATGGGCACATGCACGGTCTCTTTTAAGGTCTTGACCAGCTCATAGGCATCGTAGGGGGCTATGAGTCCGGCCATATCCTTGATGCATATGGTGTGCGCCCCCATGTCCTCCAGCTCTTTGGCCTTTGTCTTATAGTACTCCAGGTTGTACACTGGTCCGCCCATGCGCCGCTCGGTCAAGGAAAAGCAGATGGAGCCCTGGAAGTGCTTGTCGTGCTCCTTGATCACCTTGACCACCGTGGCGAAGTTCCGGTAGTCGTTCAAGGCGTCGAAGACCCGGAAGACGTCGATTCCGTTCACGCAACAGCGTTCCACAAAGGCCTCGGCCACGTCGTCCGCGTAGTTGCGGTACCCGACCAGATTCTGCCCCCGCAGGAGCATGGAGAACGGGGTGTCCGGGATGTACTTCTTCAGGGTCCGGATCCGCTCCCAGGGGTCCTCGCCCAAAAAGCGGTGCATAGTGTCGAAGGTGGCTCCGCCCCAGACCTCCATGGCGAAAAAGCCGACCTTGTTCATCTCCTCGGCAATGGGGATCAGGTCCTCAGTCCGCCCCCGGGTGGCGAACAGGGACTGATGTCCGTCCCGGAAGGTCAAGTCCTGAATCTTGAGAGGATTGGTGGCCTTCACCGACTCATCCAGGGACCCGGCCACGAGCTTCCCATGTTCTTCACTCATATGCGTCTCCTTGCACTCGTGCTCTGCTGTGTGTTGTTGCAGGACGCGGTTGCCCTCAACCACTGTCCATTTCTTCTAGAACCGGCACTCACTTGCAGTTCGAACCTCTCTGCAAAGTACAAAGTCCTGCCTCCACGTGAGGGCCGGGCGGCCTGCTATCCGCCCTCAATTTCGTCTGTTTCATTAGCCTAAGCGTGCCTGTGCTTTGGCAGGCATGTTGGTTGGTAATCCTCCGCTCCGCCCCGGATCAACGGTTGAGCCGGAACTGCACATGGTATTTCCTGTCCATCATGGCCTGCCGCCCAGACATGGCCCAGGGGCTGCCGACCTGAAATCTGGGCCGGGCCGGGGACTGGGCCGCGGGCTGGGCCTGGGCCTCAACTCCAAGGCAGGCGTAGACGGCTGATGTGATTGCGGCCACTTTTTTGGCTGGTACGCTCATGCATTTCTCCCTGATTCTGTGTATTCAGTGGACCTTGCGTTTCCTGCCGCCGGGTTTACCTCTTGGGGGTCACGTACAGCTCTCCGCCGTAGGCGTCGTTGACCACCAGGGCTGGAAACTCCTCCACCACCAGCTCCCTGACCGCTTCCGGTCCCAGGTCCTCGTAAGCGATGACCTTGGCCTGGGTGATCCGCTGGGAGAGAAGGGCCCCCGCTCCGCCTGTAGCGCCCAGGTACACGGCATTGTGCTCCTGCATGGCCGCCTTGACCTCCGGAGCCCGCTTGCCCTTGCCCATGGTGGCCTTGACCCCCAGGCCGTACAGGCGGGGGGCGAAGGAATCCATCCGGTAGCTGGTTGTCGGCCCGGCAGAGCCAATGGGCCGTCCGGGAGGAGCGGGCGTGGGTCCCACGTAGTAGATGACTGCTCCCTGCAGGGGAAACGGCGGCTCCTCCCCCCGGTCCAGGGCCTGGACAATCCGCTTGTGGGCCGCGTCCCGGGCGGTATAGATGGTCCCCGAAAGCAGGACCACATCACCGGCCTTGAGCTGGCGGACCGCCTCATCCGTCAACGGGGTGGTCAGTTTGTGAGTCTGCATCAGAGCACAACCTCCTCATGTCTGGATGAATGGCATTGGACATTGACCGCCAGAGGCAGGCTGGCGATATGGCAGGGGGAGATGTTCATCCGCACCCCGAGGCTGGTGGTTGTGCCCCCCAGTCCCATAGGTCCGATGCCCAGCTCATTGATTCCCTGCAGGAGCTCATCTTCCAGGGCCGCGATCTCCGGATCCGGATGGGGCTGATCCAGGGGCCTGAACAGGGCCTTTTTGGCCAGCATAGGGGCCAGGTCGAAGGTCCCGCCCACACCCACGCCCACGATGGTCGGCGGACAGGGATTGGGACCGGCCTCGGCCATCCGGGTCAGGACAAAGTCCTTGATCCCCTCCCAGCCCTGGGCCGGAGTGAGCATGGTGCATCTGGACATGTTCTCGCTTCCCCCGCCCTTGGCCATGAACTGGATCTTCAGCTCCTGCCCGGGCACGACCTCGTAGTGGATAAAGGCCGGGGCATTGTTTCCGGTATTGGCCCTGGTCAAAGGATGGGCCAGGGATTTGCGCAGAAAGCCCTTTTCATAGGCCTCGATCATGGCCTGGTTCAAGACCTCGGTCAGATCTCCGCCTTGGACCCGGCACTCGGCGCCCATCTCCACAAAAAAGACGGCCACCCCCGTATCCTGGCACAAGGGCAGGTTGCTCTCCCGGGCCAGACGGGCGTTTTCCAGGAGCTGGCCGAGGATTTCCCGGGCCGTATCCGTGGATTCAGCGTCCCTGGCCTTCTCCAGGGCCTGCTCCACATCCCGGGGCAGATGGGTGGCCGCATGCATGACCATATCCCTCACCCGGGCGTGGATTTCCTGGGCATCTATATTCCGCATAGCGTCTCCTCACTCAAGAGGTTTCAGGCAGCCGGAGCGCCGGCTATCGGCTACTTCCTCGAAAACACCGACTTCTGGTACTCCCGGTTCAGCTTGGCGATGAACTTCAAATCGATCTTCTTGGGGCAGA encodes:
- a CDS encoding Fe-S-containing hydro-lyase, producing the protein MQTHKLTTPLTDEAVRQLKAGDVVLLSGTIYTARDAAHKRIVQALDRGEEPPFPLQGAVIYYVGPTPAPPGRPIGSAGPTTSYRMDSFAPRLYGLGVKATMGKGKRAPEVKAAMQEHNAVYLGATGGAGALLSQRITQAKVIAYEDLGPEAVRELVVEEFPALVVNDAYGGELYVTPKR
- a CDS encoding fumarate hydratase — its product is MRNIDAQEIHARVRDMVMHAATHLPRDVEQALEKARDAESTDTAREILGQLLENARLARESNLPLCQDTGVAVFFVEMGAECRVQGGDLTEVLNQAMIEAYEKGFLRKSLAHPLTRANTGNNAPAFIHYEVVPGQELKIQFMAKGGGSENMSRCTMLTPAQGWEGIKDFVLTRMAEAGPNPCPPTIVGVGVGGTFDLAPMLAKKALFRPLDQPHPDPEIAALEDELLQGINELGIGPMGLGGTTTSLGVRMNISPCHIASLPLAVNVQCHSSRHEEVVL